In the Mytilus trossulus isolate FHL-02 chromosome 1, PNRI_Mtr1.1.1.hap1, whole genome shotgun sequence genome, one interval contains:
- the LOC134710148 gene encoding probable G protein-coupled receptor 85, producing the protein MNGSLNYASSTNLTTIYNLSDINSEIVDFTEIELNKSPTFIKHDSGFIVVTKLIILTVIMAVGITCNVIIIYSIGNKPRFHGPPFYYLISLSVSDLSRTIFCFPFVLSSIVEGSIWKHGDSSCTLLAFANTFFVFSSVVALFAIAVDRHLAIVHTQFHKRRSRGFMNLAIVVVGWLVSFAVSFPPVFGMGTYKYIPEESQCTFRHHTYRGNDTLGFLLVMTGVMTGTFLLYVKIFIFLRNHRRMCPLQRHIPARSNNWAFIGPGANGHLMMNWINGFTNGMNQIPTIPQNLAHIAGRIRLPGPVKNEHLTKKFLFVTIMFDSLWIPYLVKAFISTLNGTEIPYAVGTILSWMTYMQVALCPLVYLCLMTVKIKSKKKDNNEEAIYQIDSRQL; encoded by the coding sequence ATGAACGGATCATTAAATTATGCATCCAGCACAAATCTAACGACCATATATAATCTGTCTGACATCAACTCGGAAATTGTAGATTTTACTGAAATAGAGTTGAACAAATCACCGACTTTTATCAAACATGACTCGGGATTTATTGTGGTAACTAAACTAATTATACTGACAGTTATTATGGCCGTCGGAATCACTTGTAATGTTATAATCATATATTCTATAGGAAATAAGCCTCGATTCCATGGACCaccattttattatttgattagtTTGTCAGTTTCCGATTTATCCAGGACAATCTTTTGTTTCCCTTTTGTTCTTTCGTCCATTGTGGAAGGATCTATATGGAAACATGGGGATTCCTCATGTACGCTGTTGGCATttgcaaatacattttttgtattcaGTTCTGTTGTAGCATTATTTGCTATTGCAGTTGATAGACATCTTGCTATTGTTCACACACAGTTTCACAAAAGACGTTCACGTGGGTTCATGAACCTTGCCATTGTAGTAGTTGGTTGGTTAGTGTCGTTTGCTGTTTCGTTCCCGCCAGTTTTTGGAATGGGTACATACAAATACATACCAGAAGAATCGCAATGTACATTTAGACATCACACATATCGCGGTAATGATACGTTAGGGTTCCTTCTAGTTATGACTGGGGTTATGACGGGTACTTTCttattatatgttaaaatattcatatttctaAGAAACCACAGAAGAATGTGTCCATTGCAGAGACATATTCCAGCACGTAGTAATAATTGGGCATTTATTGGTCCAGGTGCCAATGGACATCTTATGATGAATTGGATCAATGGATTTACAAACGGCATGAATCAGATTCCAACAATACCACAAAATCTAGCCCATATTGCAGGTCGTATTCGACTACCAGGGCCAGTAAAGAATGAACATCTGACGAAAAAGTTCTTATTTGTTACAATCATGTTCGACTCGTTGTGGATACCATATTTAGTGAAAGCTTTTATCTCGACGTTAAATGGAACCGAAATTCCATATGCTGTTGGGACTATATTATCGTGGATGACCTATATGCAGGTGGCTCTATGTCCACTTGTATATTTATGTCTAATGACagttaaaattaaatcaaagaaaaaagataataatgaGGAGGCAATTTACCAAATTGATTCTAGACAACTTTGA